One part of the Gossypium raimondii isolate GPD5lz chromosome 1, ASM2569854v1, whole genome shotgun sequence genome encodes these proteins:
- the LOC105786366 gene encoding histone deacetylase HDT1-like isoform X38, with the protein MGSKLLNYRRNLSSVFSSLSSFSPFSFLQILCWISVLIKLIIKKGGKRRNFILGNFFSKKKKTRKNPNFTSLTLSMEFWGAEVKSGQNFEIELEDDGSRILHLSQVALGEGTGDNKKVKAKETICLYLKFKNEKFLVGTLSQEKCPQIALDLVLHDKFELSHTRKNGSVYVTGYYVGTSQGSDTESEEDLLEPTMNLVQSVPAASDPTTTEQVTIVSSDKDEESSEEQEPRLLVNGENDSDDADSDEDDSDDADCDYHPDIDDADGNEDDGEEDSSDEDKKTPEKVMIYTKQVTIVSSDEDEESSEEQEPRMLVNGENDSDDADSDEDDGEEDSSDEDQKTPEKAGPSRKRPAKSSKKTPAAPKKKAKLVTPQKTGRFSLPSLPL; encoded by the exons ATGGGAAGCAAGTTATTGAATTACAGAAGAAATTTGTCATCTgttttctcctctctttcttccttttctcccttttcttttctccaaattctctgCTGGATTTCAGTTcttatcaaattaataataaaaaagggaggaaaaaggagaaactttattttgggaaatttcttctcaaaaaaaaaaaaaactcggaAAAACCCTAACTTTACTTCTCTCACGCTCTCCATGGAGTTTTGGG GTGCTGAAGTTAAAAGTGGACAGAACTTTGAGATTGAACTAGAGGATGATGGCAGTAGGATCTTGCATCTTTCACAG GTTGCCCTTGGTGAGGGGACTGGTGATAACAAGAAAGTAAAAGCAAAGGAAACCATTTGTCTCtatctcaaattcaaaaatGAGAAGTTTTTGGTTGGAACACTTTCCCAAGAGAAATGCCCCCAGATAGCATTGGATTTGGTATTGCATGACAAATTTGAGTTGTCCCATACACGGAAGAATGGCAGCGTATATGTCACTGGCTATTATGTTGGTACATCTCAAGGTAGTG ATACTGAGTCTGAAGAGGATCTCCTTGAACCTACAATGAATCTTGTACAGTCAGTGCCTGCAGCATCTGATCCTACTACGACAGAGCAGGTTACGATTGTTAGTAGTGATAAGGATGAAGAGTCCAGTGAGGAGCAG GAACCTCGCTTGCTGGTTAATGGTGAGAATGATAGTGATGATGCTGACAGTGATGAGGATGATAGTGATGATGCTGACTGTGACTATCATCCTGATATTGATGATGCTGACGGTAATGAGGATGATGGTGAAGAAGACAGTTCAGATGAGGATAAAAAGACTCCTGAGAAGGTAATGATATATACAAAGCAGGTTACGATTGTTAGTAGTGATGAGGATGAAGAGTCCAGTGAGGAGCAG GAACCTCGCATGCTGGTTAATGGTGAGAATGATAGTGATGATGCTGACAGTGATGAGGATGATGGTGAAGAAGACAGTTCAGATGAGGATCAAAAGACTCCTGAGAAG GCTGGACCAAGCAGGAAGAGACCTGCTAAGTCATCTAAGAAGACCCCTGCTGCTCCCAAAAAGAAGGCAAAGCTGGTCACTCCCCAAAAGACTGGCAGATTTTCCCTCCCATCTTTGCCCTT ATAG
- the LOC105786366 gene encoding histone deacetylase HDT3-like isoform X41 yields MGSKLLNYRRNLSSVFSSLSSFSPFSFLQILCWISVLIKLIIKKGGKRRNFILGNFFSKKKKTRKNPNFTSLTLSMEFWGAEVKSGQNFEIELEDDGSRILHLSQVALGEGTGDNKKVKAKETICLYLKFKNEKFLVGTLSQEKCPQIALDLVLHDKFELSHTRKNGSVYVTGYYVGTSQGSDTESEEDLLEPTMNLVQSVPAASDPTTTEQVTIVSSDKDEESSEEQEPRLLVNGENDSDDADSDEDDSDDADCDYHPDIDDADGNEDDGEEDSSDEDKKTPEKEPRMLVNGENDSDDADSDEDDGEEDSSDEDQKTPEKAGPSRKRPAKSSKKTPAAPKKKAKLVTPQKTGRFSLPSLPFSFWCR; encoded by the exons ATGGGAAGCAAGTTATTGAATTACAGAAGAAATTTGTCATCTgttttctcctctctttcttccttttctcccttttcttttctccaaattctctgCTGGATTTCAGTTcttatcaaattaataataaaaaagggaggaaaaaggagaaactttattttgggaaatttcttctcaaaaaaaaaaaaaactcggaAAAACCCTAACTTTACTTCTCTCACGCTCTCCATGGAGTTTTGGG GTGCTGAAGTTAAAAGTGGACAGAACTTTGAGATTGAACTAGAGGATGATGGCAGTAGGATCTTGCATCTTTCACAG GTTGCCCTTGGTGAGGGGACTGGTGATAACAAGAAAGTAAAAGCAAAGGAAACCATTTGTCTCtatctcaaattcaaaaatGAGAAGTTTTTGGTTGGAACACTTTCCCAAGAGAAATGCCCCCAGATAGCATTGGATTTGGTATTGCATGACAAATTTGAGTTGTCCCATACACGGAAGAATGGCAGCGTATATGTCACTGGCTATTATGTTGGTACATCTCAAGGTAGTG ATACTGAGTCTGAAGAGGATCTCCTTGAACCTACAATGAATCTTGTACAGTCAGTGCCTGCAGCATCTGATCCTACTACGACAGAGCAGGTTACGATTGTTAGTAGTGATAAGGATGAAGAGTCCAGTGAGGAGCAG GAACCTCGCTTGCTGGTTAATGGTGAGAATGATAGTGATGATGCTGACAGTGATGAGGATGATAGTGATGATGCTGACTGTGACTATCATCCTGATATTGATGATGCTGACGGTAATGAGGATGATGGTGAAGAAGACAGTTCAGATGAGGATAAAAAGACTCCTGAGAAG GAACCTCGCATGCTGGTTAATGGTGAGAATGATAGTGATGATGCTGACAGTGATGAGGATGATGGTGAAGAAGACAGTTCAGATGAGGATCAAAAGACTCCTGAGAAG GCTGGACCAAGCAGGAAGAGACCTGCTAAGTCATCTAAGAAGACCCCTGCTGCTCCCAAAAAGAAGGCAAAGCTGGTCACTCCCCAAAAGACTGGCAGATTTTCCCTCCCATCTTTGCCCTT TTCATTCTGGTGCAGATAG
- the LOC105786366 gene encoding histone deacetylase HDT1-like isoform X27 — MGSKLLNYRRNLSSVFSSLSSFSPFSFLQILCWISVLIKLIIKKGGKRRNFILGNFFSKKKKTRKNPNFTSLTLSMEFWGAEVKSGQNFEVELEDDGSRILHLSLVALGEGTGDNKKVKAKETICLYLKFKNEKFLVGTLSQEKCPQIALDLVLHDKFELSHTRKNGSVYVTGYYVGTSQGSDTESEEDLLEPTMNLVQSVPAASDPTTTEQVTIVSSDKDEESSEEQEPRMLVNGENDSDDADSDEDDSDDADCDYHPDIDDADGNEDDGEEDSSDEDKKTPEKVMIYTKQVTIVSSDEDEESSEEQEPRMLVNGENDSDDADSDEDDGEEDSSDEDQKTPEKAGPSRKRPAMSSMKTPAAPKKKAKLVTPQKTGRFSLPSLPFSFWCR; from the exons ATGGGAAGCAAGTTATTGAATTACAGAAGAAATTTGTCATCTgttttctcctctctttcttccttttctcccttttcttttctccaaattctctgCTGGATTTCAGTTcttatcaaattaataataaaaaagggaggaaaaaggagaaactttattttgggaaatttcttctcaaaaaaaaaaaaaactcggaAAAACCCTAACTTTACTTCTCTCACGCTCTCCATGGAGTTTTGGG GTGCTGAAGTTAAAAGTGGACAGAACTTTGAGGTTGAACTAGAGGATGATGGCAGTAGGATCTTGCATCTTTCACTG GTTGCCCTTGGTGAGGGGACTGGTGATAACAAGAAAGTAAAAGCAAAGGAAACCATTTGTCTCtatctcaaattcaaaaatGAGAAGTTTTTGGTTGGAACACTTTCCCAAGAGAAATGCCCCCAGATAGCATTGGATTTGGTATTGCATGACAAATTTGAGTTGTCCCATACACGGAAGAATGGCAGCGTATATGTCACTGGCTATTATGTTGGTACATCTCAAGGTAGTG ATACTGAGTCTGAAGAGGATCTCCTTGAACCTACAATGAATCTTGTACAGTCAGTGCCTGCAGCATCTGATCCTACTACGACAGAGCAGGTTACGATTGTTAGTAGTGATAAGGATGAAGAGTCCAGTGAGGAGCAG GAACCTCGCATGCTGGTTAATGGTGAGAATGATAGTGATGATGCTGACAGTGATGAGGATGATAGTGATGATGCTGACTGTGACTATCATCCTGATATTGATGATGCTGACGGTAATGAGGATGATGGTGAAGAAGACAGTTCAGATGAGGATAAAAAGACTCCTGAGAAGGTAATGATATATACAAAGCAGGTTACGATTGTTAGTAGTGATGAGGATGAAGAGTCCAGTGAGGAGCAG GAACCTCGCATGCTGGTTAATGGTGAGAATGATAGTGATGATGCTGACAGTGATGAGGATGATGGTGAAGAAGACAGTTCAGATGAGGATCAAAAGACTCCTGAGAAG GCTGGACCAAGCAGGAAGAGACCTGCTATGTCATCTATGAAGACCCCTGCTGCTCCCAAAAAGAAGGCAAAGCTGGTCACTCCCCAAAAGACTGGCAGATTTTCCCTCCCATCTTTGCCCTT TTCATTCTGGTGCAGATAG
- the LOC105786366 gene encoding histone deacetylase HDT3-like isoform X22 → MGSKLLNYRRNLSSVFSSLSSFSPFSFLQILCWISVLIKLIIKKGGKRRNFILGNFFSKKKKTRKNPNFTSLTLSMEFWGAEVKSGQNFEIELEDDGSRILHLSQVALGEGTGDNKKVKAKETICLYLKFKNEKFLVGTLSQEKCPQIALDLVLHDKFELSHTRKNGSVYVTGYYVGTSQGSDTESEEDLLEPTMNLVQSVPAASDPTTTEQVTIVSSDKDEESSEEQEPRLLVNGENDSDDADSDEDDSDDADCDYHPDIDDADGNEDDGEEDSSDEDKKTPEKEPRMLVNGENDSDDADSDEDDGEEDSSDEDQKTPEKEPRMLVNGENDSDDADSDEDDGEEDSSDEDQKTPEKAGPSRKRPAMSSMKTPAAPKKKAKLVTPQKTGRFSLPSLPFSFWCR, encoded by the exons ATGGGAAGCAAGTTATTGAATTACAGAAGAAATTTGTCATCTgttttctcctctctttcttccttttctcccttttcttttctccaaattctctgCTGGATTTCAGTTcttatcaaattaataataaaaaagggaggaaaaaggagaaactttattttgggaaatttcttctcaaaaaaaaaaaaaactcggaAAAACCCTAACTTTACTTCTCTCACGCTCTCCATGGAGTTTTGGG GTGCTGAAGTTAAAAGTGGACAGAACTTTGAGATTGAACTAGAGGATGATGGCAGTAGGATCTTGCATCTTTCACAG GTTGCCCTTGGTGAGGGGACTGGTGATAACAAGAAAGTAAAAGCAAAGGAAACCATTTGTCTCtatctcaaattcaaaaatGAGAAGTTTTTGGTTGGAACACTTTCCCAAGAGAAATGCCCCCAGATAGCATTGGATTTGGTATTGCATGACAAATTTGAGTTGTCCCATACACGGAAGAATGGCAGCGTATATGTCACTGGCTATTATGTTGGTACATCTCAAGGTAGTG ATACTGAGTCTGAAGAGGATCTCCTTGAACCTACAATGAATCTTGTACAGTCAGTGCCTGCAGCATCTGATCCTACTACGACAGAGCAGGTTACGATTGTTAGTAGTGATAAGGATGAAGAGTCCAGTGAGGAGCAG GAACCTCGCTTGCTGGTTAATGGTGAGAATGATAGTGATGATGCTGACAGTGATGAGGATGATAGTGATGATGCTGACTGTGACTATCATCCTGATATTGATGATGCTGACGGTAATGAGGATGATGGTGAAGAAGACAGTTCAGATGAGGATAAAAAGACTCCTGAGAAG GAACCTCGCATGCTGGTTAATGGTGAGAATGATAGTGATGATGCTGACAGTGATGAGGATGATGGTGAAGAAGACAGTTCAGATGAGGATCAAAAGACTCCTGAGAAG GAACCTCGCATGCTGGTTAATGGTGAGAATGATAGTGATGATGCTGACAGTGATGAGGATGATGGTGAAGAAGACAGTTCAGATGAGGATCAAAAGACTCCTGAGAAG GCTGGACCAAGCAGGAAGAGACCTGCTATGTCATCTATGAAGACCCCTGCTGCTCCCAAAAAGAAGGCAAAGCTGGTCACTCCCCAAAAGACTGGCAGATTTTCCCTCCCATCTTTGCCCTT TTCATTCTGGTGCAGATAG